A part of Candidatus Electrothrix aestuarii genomic DNA contains:
- a CDS encoding glycosyl hydrolase family 8, whose amino-acid sequence MIGKPYAFWKAKPTPFERQNPGLLKDNTSFSREKKMQKRLLVSCILTILKLVGLSLVFSSSVSAATPHYPFPQHVKYPDSIQPNQFTQAEQDEHVQTFYDYWKQNYLVSAGNDNNGKQMYRVAFAQDSDTTVSEGQGYGMIIVSLMAGYETEAQNLFDGLWRFVRQYPSTIDSRLMAWKVQNGSAVEGVNSAFDGDADIAYGLLLAAAQWGNQGEINYQTEAGTIIAGILASTIGPESRLPMLGDWTQPNGDTYNQYTPRSSDFMLANFQAFAQATGDNSTWQTVINNSHTVIGEIQQQYSPGTGLLPDFIQCQSVTQCAPAQAHFLEGANDGNYYYNAGRVPWRLGLHALLHNDATSRSQVQKITDWLVTATGGDASAIKSGYQLNGTYIGNYFSTFFAAPFGVGAMLSNQQDFLNAIYAQVYQRQENYYEDSVNLLSLLVMTGNAWAPVVAQESRNGFLPALLMLLL is encoded by the coding sequence TTGATAGGCAAACCTTATGCCTTTTGGAAGGCAAAGCCTACGCCTTTTGAACGGCAAAACCCAGGCCTTTTGAAAGACAATACATCCTTTTCAAGGGAGAAGAAAATGCAAAAGAGGCTGCTGGTAAGTTGCATATTAACCATACTAAAGTTAGTTGGCCTAAGCCTTGTCTTCAGTTCTTCAGTATCTGCTGCAACGCCTCATTATCCGTTTCCTCAACATGTTAAATATCCTGACAGCATACAGCCGAATCAGTTTACGCAAGCAGAACAGGATGAACATGTTCAGACTTTTTATGACTATTGGAAGCAGAACTATTTGGTCTCAGCAGGAAATGACAATAATGGCAAGCAGATGTACCGTGTTGCCTTTGCTCAAGATTCAGACACTACCGTATCAGAGGGGCAAGGCTATGGTATGATAATTGTGTCTTTAATGGCAGGTTATGAAACAGAGGCACAGAATTTATTTGATGGCTTATGGCGTTTTGTACGTCAGTATCCGAGCACCATTGATTCACGCTTAATGGCCTGGAAAGTCCAAAATGGGAGTGCCGTTGAAGGGGTCAATTCGGCATTTGACGGCGATGCTGATATTGCGTATGGCTTATTGCTGGCAGCGGCACAATGGGGTAATCAGGGAGAAATTAATTACCAGACTGAGGCAGGCACCATAATTGCCGGTATTTTGGCATCCACCATTGGCCCGGAAAGTCGGTTGCCGATGCTGGGTGATTGGACACAACCCAATGGTGATACCTATAACCAATACACTCCACGTTCTTCTGATTTCATGTTGGCAAATTTTCAGGCCTTTGCCCAGGCAACAGGAGATAATAGCACCTGGCAAACGGTGATCAATAATAGCCACACGGTGATTGGGGAGATCCAACAGCAATACAGCCCTGGTACCGGGTTGTTGCCTGATTTCATCCAATGCCAAAGCGTAACCCAGTGCGCACCTGCACAAGCGCATTTTCTTGAAGGAGCCAATGATGGAAACTATTATTATAATGCAGGACGGGTACCGTGGCGTTTAGGTTTGCATGCCTTATTACATAACGATGCAACATCGCGAAGCCAGGTACAAAAAATTACCGACTGGTTAGTGACAGCAACTGGCGGTGATGCCAGCGCAATTAAATCGGGCTATCAATTAAACGGTACGTACATTGGTAATTATTTTTCCACGTTTTTTGCCGCACCCTTCGGCGTTGGGGCGATGTTATCCAACCAGCAGGACTTCCTGAATGCAATTTATGCACAAGTATATCAACGCCAGGAAAATTATTACGAAGATTCCGTTAATCTGCTCAGTTTATTGGTAATGACAGGCAATGCCTGGGCACCAGTGGTAGCGCAGGAAAGCAGAAACGGCTTTCTGCCTGCGCTGCTCATGCTTTTGTTGTGA
- a CDS encoding type II toxin-antitoxin system HicB family antitoxin has translation MERIINLQIEKLPEGVYLATSDDIQGLVAQGRTIAETIEIARDVARRLLEARKEKREEVPEYPTGASFECAVVVGC, from the coding sequence ATGGAACGGATAATTAATTTACAGATTGAAAAGTTGCCTGAAGGCGTTTACCTGGCAACTTCAGACGATATACAGGGACTGGTTGCCCAAGGCCGCACTATAGCCGAGACAATTGAAATTGCAAGAGATGTGGCGAGGAGATTGTTAGAGGCCCGGAAAGAAAAGCGAGAGGAGGTCCCGGAATATCCAACAGGAGCTTCGTTTGAGTGTGCGGTGGTGGTGGGCTGTTAA
- the asnB gene encoding asparagine synthase (glutamine-hydrolyzing) produces MCGFSGILKRDHTPLGPETESVLRAMGQSIAYRGPDDEQLYQDETLGAVFRRLSIVDVAGGRQPLFNEDRSLMLMVNGEIYNHRELRPQLKEPHQFRTASDAEVILHLYEEQGTDFLAQLNGMFALCLWDMRRRELLLARDRMGIKPLFYSFNKERLLFGSEIKALLACPDCPRDFDWETALSFNLMQQSIENPLPSFFKDIHYLPGGSLLIAKPDTGEIRQKRWWTLDIPSAEEFAADDRSAEEVIQGYGELLEDAVRLRLMADVDIGLFLSGGIDSVSVAAFAAKHQPLHTFSVLGQSTFENGDASAAHQAAAHLGLPNHQVLFSWHDSPFTPEGWKSILWTTETPLCDAEKLYKFHLHRYARAVCPGIKVMLLGQGSDEFNGGYGPNYLTQHYPDRPEEERNWPLFMELLRDFEKTYLLSVGPKNTADYANLLNSGFLADCGGATLQPHPWQYHIRMYQASLQMFNLWHEDRTAAGNSIENRVPFLDHRLVEYTAAVPPKYYAELFWNKRILREAMRPHLPKELAERPKVPFFHGQDVRYTRRMMYELLYADDRALLREAFGDADGSHPVFDRKTVEEMINSIPDDPEYTDMDHLVKLTNMGLLAQMAKTAAAPIAIYEAPILPSLREEEWDEDEIALRLALRREEITPDSVPGLAEDVLLLTTGEQAGVETPLWHILVNGVLEYDLAEDELGDWIAVLRRMDGETSLGKILAELNLKQADIRKYLEEALDYGVVVVS; encoded by the coding sequence ATGTGCGGTTTTTCCGGAATCCTGAAACGTGATCATACGCCTCTCGGCCCTGAGACTGAATCAGTGCTCCGGGCTATGGGGCAATCCATCGCCTATCGCGGCCCGGACGACGAGCAGCTCTATCAGGACGAGACTCTGGGCGCGGTGTTCCGCCGTCTCTCCATCGTCGATGTGGCAGGCGGCAGGCAGCCACTGTTCAATGAAGACCGCTCCCTGATGCTCATGGTCAACGGTGAAATCTACAATCACCGGGAACTCAGGCCCCAGCTTAAAGAGCCGCACCAGTTCCGCACCGCCTCGGATGCGGAGGTCATTCTCCATCTTTACGAGGAACAGGGTACGGATTTTCTCGCGCAGCTCAACGGCATGTTCGCCCTGTGCCTCTGGGATATGCGCCGCAGAGAGCTGCTGCTGGCCCGTGATCGGATGGGCATCAAGCCGCTTTTCTACAGCTTCAACAAGGAACGCCTGCTTTTCGGTTCGGAAATCAAGGCACTGCTGGCCTGTCCCGACTGCCCCCGTGACTTTGACTGGGAAACCGCCCTGAGCTTCAACCTGATGCAGCAGAGCATAGAGAATCCCCTGCCGTCTTTCTTTAAAGACATTCATTACCTGCCCGGCGGTTCGCTGCTTATTGCCAAACCGGACACCGGAGAAATCCGTCAGAAACGCTGGTGGACGCTTGATATTCCTTCAGCAGAGGAATTCGCCGCAGACGACCGTTCCGCAGAAGAGGTTATTCAGGGCTACGGTGAACTGCTGGAAGATGCGGTGCGGCTCCGCCTGATGGCTGATGTGGATATCGGCCTGTTCCTCAGCGGCGGCATTGATTCAGTCTCGGTGGCGGCTTTCGCCGCAAAGCATCAGCCGTTGCACACCTTTTCCGTGCTCGGTCAGAGCACCTTTGAAAACGGCGATGCCTCTGCCGCCCATCAGGCCGCAGCCCATCTCGGTCTGCCCAATCATCAGGTGCTGTTTTCCTGGCACGACAGTCCCTTCACCCCGGAGGGCTGGAAATCAATCCTGTGGACCACCGAGACGCCACTCTGTGATGCGGAAAAGCTGTATAAATTCCATCTCCATCGCTACGCCCGCGCTGTTTGTCCGGGCATCAAGGTTATGCTTCTCGGTCAGGGCAGCGACGAGTTCAACGGCGGCTACGGCCCGAATTATCTGACGCAACATTATCCTGATCGCCCGGAAGAGGAACGGAACTGGCCCCTGTTTATGGAACTGCTGCGGGATTTTGAAAAAACCTATCTCCTCTCTGTCGGCCCGAAAAATACAGCGGACTATGCCAATCTGCTCAACAGCGGCTTTCTCGCCGACTGCGGCGGAGCAACCCTCCAGCCGCATCCTTGGCAGTACCATATCCGCATGTATCAGGCCAGCCTCCAGATGTTCAACCTCTGGCACGAAGACCGGACTGCGGCGGGCAACAGTATCGAAAACCGGGTGCCCTTTCTCGATCACCGTCTCGTAGAGTACACTGCCGCAGTTCCGCCCAAATATTATGCGGAACTGTTCTGGAATAAGCGCATTCTCCGCGAGGCCATGCGGCCCCATTTGCCGAAAGAGCTGGCTGAACGACCCAAGGTGCCGTTTTTTCACGGGCAGGACGTTCGCTATACTCGGCGGATGATGTACGAGCTGCTCTATGCCGATGACCGTGCCCTGTTGCGCGAAGCCTTCGGCGATGCGGACGGCTCGCATCCGGTGTTCGACCGAAAGACCGTAGAGGAGATGATCAACAGTATCCCTGACGACCCGGAATATACGGATATGGATCATCTGGTGAAGCTGACCAATATGGGCCTGCTGGCGCAGATGGCCAAAACCGCCGCCGCTCCAATCGCAATCTATGAAGCCCCGATCCTGCCTTCCCTGCGGGAGGAGGAATGGGATGAAGATGAGATCGCCCTGCGTCTGGCCCTGCGGCGGGAGGAAATCACCCCGGACAGCGTCCCTGGACTGGCTGAGGATGTGCTCCTGCTGACCACCGGGGAGCAGGCGGGTGTGGAAACTCCCCTCTGGCATATCCTGGTCAACGGGGTGCTGGAGTATGATTTAGCTGAGGATGAGCTGGGGGACTGGATTGCGGTGTTGCGGCGGATGGACGGGGAAACTTCGCTGGGAAAAATTCTTGCGGAGCTGAATTTGAAGCAGGCTGATATCCGTAAATATCTGGAGGAGGCTTTGGATTACGGGGTGGTAGTAGTTAGTTGA
- the ltrA gene encoding group II intron reverse transcriptase/maturase, with translation MSLVTPEKIRTLQRKLYIKAKQEPAYRFYALYDKIFRADVLYHAWKLVRANGGSPGVDGVSFKAIEGGVGVGTFLLELAHDLKERKYQAQPVRRVMIPKGNGEFRPLGIPTIRDRVVQMAVKLVIEPIFEADFCEHSYGFRPKRSAHHAVDDIANTLWAGYTKVIDADLSKYFDTIPHNKLLVVVAERIVDGSILHLIKQWLKAPVIGEDDCGKKKTVGGGKGNRKGTPQGGVISPLLANCYLHILDRVWQRRNLKFKLGAHIVRYADDFVVMCRGDVEKPMEVVHDVLNRLDLTLNEDKTHVVDAAETGFDFLGFTIQMSRGARSGKPYPNVRPSDKSLKKVKARLTELTDRKLTCIPLSDVVGNVNRSLRGWVNYFHFRNSSMAMTKARQHAEDRLRTHLVKRHKVRDRKAALCRFPRRDLYERYGLYKVSGKAGWRTAHALL, from the coding sequence ATGTCGCTAGTCACCCCGGAAAAGATCAGGACGCTACAGAGGAAGCTGTATATCAAGGCCAAGCAGGAACCGGCCTATCGCTTCTACGCACTTTACGACAAGATTTTTCGGGCTGATGTTCTCTATCATGCCTGGAAGCTTGTTCGTGCCAATGGAGGAAGCCCTGGAGTAGACGGGGTGAGCTTCAAGGCCATAGAGGGCGGGGTAGGGGTAGGAACGTTTCTTCTGGAGCTGGCCCATGATCTGAAGGAAAGAAAATACCAGGCCCAGCCTGTTCGCCGTGTCATGATACCTAAAGGTAACGGAGAGTTCCGACCGTTGGGTATTCCGACTATTCGGGATCGGGTTGTGCAAATGGCAGTGAAACTGGTTATTGAGCCGATTTTCGAAGCGGATTTCTGTGAGCACTCATACGGATTTCGTCCTAAAAGGTCGGCCCACCATGCCGTGGACGATATTGCCAATACGCTCTGGGCTGGCTACACGAAAGTCATAGACGCTGATCTGTCGAAGTACTTTGACACTATTCCACATAATAAATTACTGGTCGTAGTGGCTGAACGCATTGTAGACGGGAGCATATTGCACCTTATCAAACAGTGGCTTAAGGCACCTGTAATCGGTGAAGACGATTGTGGAAAGAAGAAAACTGTAGGGGGTGGGAAAGGCAATCGGAAAGGCACACCGCAAGGTGGCGTGATCTCACCGTTGTTGGCCAACTGCTACCTGCATATTCTGGATCGTGTATGGCAACGACGGAACCTCAAGTTCAAGCTGGGGGCGCATATTGTCCGCTATGCGGATGATTTTGTAGTGATGTGTCGAGGCGATGTAGAGAAACCAATGGAAGTGGTGCATGATGTGTTGAACCGACTTGATCTTACACTCAATGAGGACAAGACGCACGTCGTGGACGCCGCTGAAACAGGTTTCGATTTTCTTGGTTTTACAATTCAGATGAGTCGGGGTGCTCGAAGCGGTAAACCGTATCCCAATGTACGACCGTCGGATAAGTCGCTGAAGAAAGTGAAAGCGAGGCTGACGGAACTGACAGACAGGAAGCTGACCTGTATTCCTCTGAGTGATGTGGTGGGCAATGTAAATCGCAGCCTTCGTGGCTGGGTGAACTATTTCCACTTTCGTAACTCAAGCATGGCGATGACCAAGGCCAGACAACATGCGGAAGACCGACTGAGAACCCACCTGGTGAAGCGCCACAAGGTCAGGGATAGGAAGGCGGCTTTATGTCGTTTTCCCCGCCGTGATCTTTATGAGCGTTATGGGCTATACAAAGTTTCCGGGAAAGCGGGCTGGAGAACGGCGCATGCCTTGTTATGA
- a CDS encoding type II toxin-antitoxin system HicA family toxin: MGRLSGFRYRQIIKRLKKLGFVFDRQAAGSHEIWCNEQSDRYTTVPNHPGDMPEGTLRAILRQADISPDDFLAKK; the protein is encoded by the coding sequence ATGGGAAGATTGTCAGGATTTCGTTATCGTCAAATTATCAAGCGATTGAAAAAGTTGGGTTTTGTGTTTGATCGACAGGCCGCTGGCAGCCATGAGATCTGGTGTAATGAACAAAGTGACCGGTATACCACAGTACCGAATCATCCCGGAGATATGCCGGAAGGCACTCTTCGGGCAATTCTGAGACAGGCTGACATCTCGCCGGATGATTTTTTGGCAAAGAAATAA
- a CDS encoding NAD-dependent epimerase/dehydratase family protein, with translation MKNNNVLVTGGGGFIGLALVQELCRQGRAVRVLGRHRYPAAEAAGAISLQGDIRILKDVQQAAAGCDTVFHVAAKAGIWGPFHEYYSINVLGTLNVLAACQELGIGNLVYTSTPSVVFDGHDLQGADESLPYSSQPLCAYAATKILAEQHVLRNNSASLRTAAIRPHLVWGPGDTNLIPRLMARGREQSLRIVGTGENQVDIAYIDNVVHAHLLAAENLADQGTAAGQAFFIGQQEPVRLWSWINELFTRMDVPPVTSQVGLGTAKTVGWLLEKGSALLGKTQEPKMTRFLAEQLAMSHWFSKKKAETLLGYQEKVSTELGMERLIAWLQQERL, from the coding sequence ATGAAAAACAACAACGTATTGGTCACCGGCGGCGGCGGATTTATCGGGCTGGCACTGGTGCAGGAGCTTTGTCGGCAGGGCAGGGCGGTCCGTGTTCTGGGCAGGCATCGCTACCCTGCTGCCGAAGCAGCCGGGGCGATTTCTCTGCAAGGGGATATCCGAATTCTGAAGGATGTGCAACAGGCCGCAGCCGGTTGTGATACCGTCTTTCATGTTGCAGCCAAGGCAGGTATCTGGGGACCATTTCATGAGTACTACTCCATTAATGTTCTTGGTACCTTGAACGTCTTAGCTGCCTGCCAGGAATTGGGGATAGGCAATCTGGTCTATACCTCGACCCCGTCCGTGGTTTTTGATGGTCATGATTTGCAGGGAGCAGATGAGTCACTTCCTTATTCCTCTCAACCTCTCTGTGCCTATGCCGCTACCAAGATCCTTGCCGAGCAGCATGTTTTACGGAATAATTCAGCCTCGCTGCGCACAGCGGCCATTCGTCCCCATCTTGTTTGGGGGCCTGGTGACACCAATCTTATCCCCCGTTTGATGGCTCGGGGGCGGGAGCAGAGCCTCCGCATCGTCGGGACAGGAGAAAATCAGGTGGATATCGCCTATATTGATAATGTGGTGCATGCTCATCTGTTGGCTGCGGAAAATCTTGCTGACCAGGGGACAGCTGCTGGACAGGCCTTTTTTATCGGCCAACAGGAGCCGGTGCGGCTTTGGTCCTGGATCAATGAGCTTTTTACCCGGATGGACGTGCCTCCGGTCACATCCCAGGTGGGGTTGGGTACGGCAAAGACCGTAGGTTGGTTGCTGGAAAAAGGCTCTGCTTTGCTGGGAAAAACACAGGAACCCAAGATGACCCGTTTTTTGGCAGAGCAACTGGCCATGTCACATTGGTTTAGTAAGAAAAAGGCTGAGACATTATTAGGCTATCAGGAAAAGGTCTCAACAGAGCTTGGAATGGAGCGTTTGATTGCTTGGTTGCAGCAGGAGCGGCTGTAG